A genomic stretch from Aerococcaceae bacterium zg-1292 includes:
- the trxA gene encoding thioredoxin — MTKVLTDAQFEQETSQGLTVVDFWAPWCGPCRMQAPVIDELSEELDGQVDFYKMNVDEEQKVAQQFGIMSIPTLLVKKDGEVVEKLVGFHDKNRLNAVLARYM, encoded by the coding sequence GTATTAACAGATGCACAATTTGAACAAGAAACTTCACAAGGATTAACAGTTGTTGATTTTTGGGCACCATGGTGTGGACCTTGCCGTATGCAAGCACCAGTTATCGATGAATTAAGTGAAGAATTAGATGGTCAAGTTGATTTTTATAAAATGAATGTGGATGAAGAACAAAAAGTTGCTCAACAATTTGGCATTATGTCAATTCCAACTTTATTAGTTAAAAAAGACGGCGAAGTGGTTGAAAAATTAGTTGGCTTCCATGATAAAAACCGTTTAAATGCAG